In Silene latifolia isolate original U9 population chromosome 3, ASM4854445v1, whole genome shotgun sequence, a single window of DNA contains:
- the LOC141647172 gene encoding ALBINO3-like protein 2, chloroplastic, whose protein sequence is MATTRLISTYLRRRSPFSLLRSLSSSSPTSDIYAHTITSPSSSTTSFRFFSSNSPDSVFNHELSSVTESELRNLGFTDGFDSVSSGLVEDSVFPIRAVVSLLDGFHEFTDLPWWIVIASSTVALRVTLLPLIILQLKKLQQIGELIPKLPPPLPPPFSGKSYRDQLSVFRRERKALGCPSFLWFIASHTVQIPCFILWMVSIRRMSLDEFPGFDTGGILWFQDLTVSSTGFLGSVFPLLIAGLHLSNVQFAFRGSSANKGGGVLQLLGEWYRKYLQLLTLPILLATFHVPQGSLVYWVTNSLVTLVQHACLRDPAIRHKLGLATKEALHLSAKSENDVNVIADAPSKKGPKSAFDLSPLELVHLSVSYLSSGKTEKALILLRLAVEKDPDCYRAWTLLGDIMMEKGLWNEAAEYSECAISKISLLEEPCNADATDFLIQASVAAGGALYRQGKVAEALVHFEKVRDMKEPEDSAAKARYYAGLVVYASALLNQGRKDEAVHYLRLAIAFDPQHSAYLKILNLEKDTDDFAGDLTSSRRSDY, encoded by the exons ATGGCGACAACGAGACTCATCTCCACCTATCTCCGCCGTCGATCACCTTTTTCTCTCCTTCGTTCTCTCTCTTCGTCTTCTCCAACCTCCGACATCTACGCGCACACCATCACCTCACCTTCTTCTTCGACGACGTCGTTCCGATTCTTCTCCTCTAACTCGCCTGACTCGGTGTTCAATCACGAGTTGAGCTCGGTTACGGAATCGGAGCTTCGTAACTTAGGGTTTACCGATGGTTTCGATTCTGTATCTAGTGGTCTTGTTGAAGATTCGGTGTTTCCGATTCGTGCGGTTGTTTCGTTGCTTGATGGTTTTCATGAATTTACTGATCTTCCTTG GTGGATAGTAATTGCATCATCAACTGTGGCATTACGAGTCACGCTATTGCCATTGATTATATTGCAGCTTAAAAAGCTGCAACAGATTGGCGAGTTGATTCCAAAAT TGCCTCCTCCATTGCCGCCACCTTTCTCAGGAAAAAGTTATAGGGACCAGTTATCCGTTTTCCGGAGGGAACGAAAAGCTCTTGGATGCCCTTCATTTTTATGGTTTATTGCATCCCATACAGTGCAG ATCCCTTGCTTTATTTTGTGGATGGTTAGTATCCGGAGAATGTCATTGGATGAATTTCCTGGATTTGACACT GGTGGTATCTTATGGTTTCAAGATCTGACTGTATCATCCACTGGCTTTCTTGGCTCTGTTTTTCCTCTTCTTATTGCTGGGTTGCATTTGTCTAACGTCCAG TTTGCTTTCAGAGGCTCTTCAGCCAACAAAGGAGGAGGGGTGCTTCAATTGCTGGGGGAA TGGTACAGGAAGTATTTGCAACTACTTACACTCCCGATTTTACTTGCCACATTCCATGTACCCCAG GGAAGTCTTGTCTATTGGGTGACAAATAGTTTGGTTACCCTCGTTCAG CATGCGTGTCTCCGTGATCCTGCTATCCGCCATAAATTGGGCTTGGCGACTAAGGAAGCTTTACATCTGTCTGCGAAATCCGAGAACGATGTAAATGTTATAGCAGATGCTCCAAGCAAAAAAGGACCAAAGTCTGCTTTTGACCTATCTCCTCTAGAACTAGTTCAT CTTTCCGTTTCTTACTTATCGTCAGGGAAAACAGAGAAAGCTCTTATTTTGCTAAG ACTGGCAGTTGAGAAGGATCCTGATTGTTATAGAGCTTGGACTTTACTGGGAGACATTATGATGGAGAAGGGGCTCTGGAATGAAGCCGCTGAATATTCAGAATGTGCTATTTCTAAG ATTTCTCTTCTTGAAGAACCATGCAATGCTGATGCTACAGATTTTCTCATTCAGGCATCTGTGGCAGCTGGTGGTGCACTTTATCGACAG GGTAAAGTAGCTGAAGCGCTTGTTCACTTTGAAAAAGTGAGAGACATGAAAGAACCAGAAGACTCAGCTGCCAAGGCCCGATATTACGCCGGATTGGTCGTCTATGCTAG TGCCCTGCTCAATCAAGGTCGTAAAGATGAAGCTGTCCATTATTTGCGGCTGGCGATTGCATTCGATCCACAGCATTCTGCGTACCTGAAAATTCTAAATCTGGAAAAGGATACCGATGATTTTGCTGGTGATCTTACCAGCAGCAGGAGATCTGACTATTGA
- the LOC141647173 gene encoding uncharacterized protein LOC141647173, which yields MSAQCPANSVLYNNTLCACAPGYLYNVTAKSCDVFKTSYSEWVINTGVDYSIALPQTIFSFDQLKKFTQSQAVFLEGTAILLVSWLLFCGFVRFGSLGDGRSPWFQLRWWISRLDICFATRHWLEDQKVVKKRKTELGGTFSIASWILFLGLFSALLYQIISKRSVEVHNIRATNSPDLTSFKNDMEFNITTISPMSCSQLRGLRTVGLGNPGSIDYRVAQLSIFTNYSCHNTSRGPTINLKCSNCPLNRDSVYISWQFVDIPSQPATAVGFDFNLTARSPLQKKHVSVVSGTVKNGTDMDNSPVTFRGNDTNILKFNLFPRVYQNKHNLKLVQPLFHEFLPGSSIRDANDLQVSLQSSSNGIINTTLVINFLSDYIVEIDNQNIMGPVSFLADLGGLYCISIVIFYYLLVQFEYRIKRLRNEDQVFRDIRRRCKSQDNWDKLRKYVKFTWGPRSLLDEDADFSTDGCCKCGEPFKRSESMKKRSLRESSLRSITFDKKKDSTTVVKKQVKEAGRSMNVFVPPLDKDDRIPPAPTLPENNGSSTADVSDIRKNLEDLYEYNAMLREQLVNTQSMLRTLTSKSDI from the exons ATGTCAGCTCAATGTCCTGCAAATTCAGTGTTATACAACAATACCTTATGTGCTTGTGCACCTGGGTATTTATACAATGTAACAGCAAAAAGTTGTGATGTTTTTAAAACATCTTATAGTGAATGGGTGATTAATACTGGTGTTGATTACTCAATTGCATTACCACAGACAATCTTTTCATTTGATCAATTAAAGAAGTTTACACAGTCTCAAGCTGTGTTTTTGGAAGGGACCGCGATTTTATTAGTGTCTTGGCTGTTGTTTTGTGGGTTTGTGAGGTTTGGTAGTTTAGGGGATGGGAGGTCTCCTTGGTTTCAGCTTAGATGGTGGATCAGTCGCCTCGATATTTGTTTTGCTACTAGACATTGGCTG GAAGATCAAAAGGTAGTTAAGAAGAGAAAAACCGAACTTGGTGGAACGTTCTCGATAGCCAGCTGGATTCTTTTCCTTGGTCTGTTTTCAGC GCTTTTGTATCAAATCATATCCAAAAGAAGCGTTGAGGTGCATAATATCAGGGCAACCAATTCTCCAGACTTAACTTCTTTTAAGAATGATATGGAGTTCAATATCACAACCATTTCCCCCATGAGCTGTTCTCAACTCAGAGGACTTCGCACTGTAGGTTTAGGCAATCCGGGTTCTATTGACTATCGGGTTGCTCAATTGTCAATCTTTACAAACTATTCTTGTCATAACACAAGTCGAGGACCGACGATAAATCTAAAATGCAGCAATTGCCCTCTTAATCGAGACAGTGTGTACATCTCTTGGCAATTCGTGGATATTCCCAGTCAACCAGCTACTGCTGTTGGTTTCGATTTTAATCTTACTGCAAGAAGTCCTTTACAAAAGAAACACGTGAGTGTGGTCAGTGGTACGGTAAAGAATGGAACTGATATGGATAACTCACCTGTAACATTCAGAGGGAATGATACGAATATATTGAAGTTTAATCTATTCCCAAGAGTATACCAGAATAAGCATAATTTGAAGCTTGTCCAACCTCTTTTTCACGAGTTCTTGCCAGGCTCCTCTATTCGTGATGCCAATGATTTGCAAGTGTCCCTTCAAAGCTCAAGTAACGGAATAATCAATACCACATTGGTTATCAATTTTCTCTCTGACTACATTGTTGAGATTGATAATCAGAATATCATGGGACCAG TGAGCTTCCTAGCGGATCTTGGTGGCCTTTATTGCATAAGTATTGTGATCTTCTACTACCTGTTGGTTCAA TTTGAGTACAGGATTAAACGATTGCGTAATGAAGATCAGGTTTTCAGGGATATCAGAAGACGCTGCAAATCCCAGGATAATTGGGATAAG TTGAGGAAGTATGTCAAGTTTACATGGGGTCCTCGCTCACTACTTGACGAGGATGCTGACTTCAGTACTGATGGATGCTGCAAGTGCGGTGAGCCGTTCAAAAGGAGCGAATCAATGAAAAAAAGGAGTCTCCGGGAAAGTAGTTTGCGTAGCATCACATTTGACAAGAAAAAAGACTCAACCACCGTG GTTAAGAAGCAGGTGAAAGAGGCTGGAAGAAGCATGAATGTGTTTGTGCCACCACTTGATAAAGATGATAGAATTCCTCCGGCACCAACCCTTCCGG AAAACAACGGTAGTTCCACGGCCGACGTGTCTGATATCCGAAAGAATCTTGAAGACTTGTATGAATATAATGCAATGCTTAGAGAGCAACTGGTCAATACCCAATCAATGCTTCGTACTTTGACAAGTAAATCCGATATTTGA